In Ostrea edulis chromosome 6, xbOstEdul1.1, whole genome shotgun sequence, a single window of DNA contains:
- the LOC125646253 gene encoding uncharacterized protein LOC125646253, with amino-acid sequence METKTVIIWTFAAFLAFIEISTASKESKLDQDDSGVKSVKRRSNPMEDITDSYEFSNEDLDELVKRGSLFRFGKRGALFRFGKRNDDDKRGSLFRFGKRMDGYYVSPYASSENFPEKDDKRGSLFRFGKRSSLFRFGRSVDNEKPHTPFRFGREEEDEI; translated from the exons ATGGAGACAAAAACGGTGATCATTTGGACTTTTGCGGCTTTCTTGGCGTTCATTGAAATATCCACAGCATCAAAAGAATCAAAACTTG ACCAAGACGACTCAGGGGTGAAGTCAGTAAAGAGACGATCAAATCCTATGGAGGACATTACAGACTCATACGAATTTTCGAACGAAGATTTAGATGAACTTGTAAAAAGAGGATCACTTTTCCGGTTTGGAAAACGGGGAGCGTTGTTCAGATTTGGCAAGAGGAACGATGATGATAAAAGGGGGTCGTTGTTTAGATTTGGAAAACGTATGGACGGTTATTACGTGTCACCATATGCTAGTAGTGAGAATTTTCCAGAGAAGGACGATAAAAGAGGAAGTCTATTCCGATTTGGCAAGCGATCGTCTTTGTTCCGGTTTGGTAGAAGTGTCGACAATGAAAAGCCACACACACCATTTCGTTTCGGTCGTGAAGAGGAGGACGAAATTTAA